Proteins from a genomic interval of Pseudomonas silesiensis:
- a CDS encoding MetQ/NlpA family ABC transporter substrate-binding protein, protein MKKNHLSHPVKALALALGLFSSTLFAADAPLKVGTTAAFAIPLEAAVEEAKKQGLQVDLVEFSDWIAPNVSLAAGDIDVNYFQHIPFLENAKAAAGFDLVPFAPGIINNVGLYSKKYKSFDELPEGASVAIANDPINSGRGLQLLAKAGLITLKPGVGYKATEEDIIANPKKIKILQVEAVQLVRAYDDADLVQGYPAYIRLAKTFDAGSALLFDGLDHKEYVIQFVIQPTSKTDPRLIKFVDIYQHSPAVRAALDKAHGKLYQAGWES, encoded by the coding sequence ATGAAAAAGAACCACCTCTCTCACCCAGTCAAAGCACTGGCCCTGGCCCTCGGCCTCTTCAGCTCCACCCTCTTCGCCGCCGACGCACCGCTGAAAGTCGGCACCACCGCCGCCTTCGCCATCCCCCTGGAGGCCGCCGTCGAAGAAGCCAAAAAACAAGGCCTGCAAGTCGACCTGGTGGAATTCAGCGACTGGATCGCCCCCAACGTCAGCCTCGCCGCAGGCGACATCGACGTGAACTACTTCCAGCACATCCCGTTCCTGGAAAACGCCAAGGCCGCCGCCGGTTTTGACCTGGTGCCCTTCGCCCCGGGGATCATCAATAACGTCGGCCTGTACTCGAAAAAATACAAAAGTTTCGACGAGCTGCCCGAAGGCGCCAGCGTGGCGATCGCCAACGACCCGATCAACAGCGGGCGTGGTCTGCAACTGCTGGCCAAGGCCGGGCTGATCACCCTTAAGCCGGGGGTCGGCTACAAGGCCACCGAAGAAGACATCATCGCCAACCCGAAGAAAATAAAAATTCTGCAGGTCGAGGCCGTGCAACTGGTGCGGGCCTATGACGACGCCGACCTGGTCCAGGGCTACCCGGCCTACATCCGCCTGGCGAAGACTTTCGATGCCGGCTCGGCCCTGCTGTTCGACGGCCTCGATCACAAGGAATACGTGATTCAGTTCGTGATCCAGCCGACAAGCAAAACCGACCCGCGCCTGATCAAGTTCGTCGACATCTATCAGCACTCACCCGCCGTTCGCGCAGCCCTGGATAAAGCCCATGGCAAGCTCTACCAAGCCGGCTGGGAAAGCTGA
- a CDS encoding methyltransferase: MPADTSLTPSAQPLMALVTGFWASKVLAVANELNLFTDLSRSGGITVVEFSRHYRIQPRPAEMLLTACAALGLLEKLDDRYANSRLSDCYLVRDKPMYFGGWIQMADRREYPAWMQLRQALHDNCPQTWDPNNQTSLFDGEDPDLVHDFWEAMYALSVTTAQKLLDVIDFSTTRRLLDVGGGGAAFDIIFCNRYPQLKAAVYDLPFVCTLTRPKIDRAGLANRIALIEGDFFADPCLPCGHEVILLSRILLDWNEEDCQMIIAKCFSALPPGGRLIICDQFVNDRKDGPAGAALMSLNMLIETWGRNYTAAEYSVWLKKTGFTRLETIRFDAPAANGAVIGYKTAPEIPASQTFP; this comes from the coding sequence ATGCCGGCAGATACCTCACTCACGCCAAGCGCCCAACCTCTCATGGCACTTGTGACAGGGTTTTGGGCGTCAAAAGTTCTGGCGGTTGCCAATGAACTAAATCTGTTTACTGATCTTTCCAGGTCCGGGGGCATCACTGTTGTTGAATTTTCCCGACACTACAGGATTCAACCACGCCCAGCCGAAATGCTATTGACCGCCTGCGCCGCCCTGGGACTACTGGAAAAACTCGATGACCGCTACGCAAACTCGCGACTGTCCGATTGCTACCTCGTTCGCGACAAGCCGATGTATTTCGGTGGCTGGATTCAAATGGCCGACCGACGTGAATATCCGGCGTGGATGCAGTTAAGGCAGGCATTGCATGACAATTGTCCGCAAACCTGGGATCCGAACAATCAAACCAGTCTCTTTGATGGTGAAGATCCCGACCTTGTGCATGATTTCTGGGAAGCGATGTATGCGTTGTCGGTCACGACGGCCCAAAAACTTCTGGATGTAATCGATTTTTCCACAACCCGACGCCTTCTCGATGTGGGTGGAGGCGGTGCCGCCTTCGACATTATTTTTTGCAATCGATATCCCCAATTGAAGGCGGCTGTTTATGACTTACCCTTTGTCTGCACATTGACCCGCCCGAAAATCGATAGGGCGGGCCTTGCAAACCGTATCGCCCTGATCGAAGGAGACTTCTTCGCTGATCCCTGCCTGCCTTGTGGGCATGAGGTCATTTTACTGTCCAGAATACTGCTTGACTGGAATGAAGAGGATTGCCAGATGATCATCGCAAAATGTTTCTCCGCCTTGCCGCCGGGCGGAAGATTGATCATCTGTGACCAGTTTGTGAACGACCGCAAGGACGGGCCTGCAGGCGCCGCACTGATGAGCCTTAACATGCTGATTGAAACCTGGGGACGCAACTACACCGCTGCCGAATACAGCGTCTGGTTGAAGAAAACCGGTTTTACTCGCCTCGAGACAATCCGGTTCGATGCCCCTGCAGCGAACGGTGCGGTTATCGGTTACAAAACTGCCCCCGAAATCCCCGCGTCCCAGACCTTTCCTTAG
- a CDS encoding SfnB family sulfur acquisition oxidoreductase produces the protein MTFSHHVAVITSDEQALIVASDLAEDFKRDSALRDRERRLPHPELEVFSRSGLWGISVPKEYGGAGVSNVTLAKVIALIAQADGSLGQIPQNHFYALEVLRVNGSAEQKKRLYAEVLAGQRFGNALAELGTKTAHDRVTSLTRDGEGYRINGRKFYATGAIYAQRIPTSVVDEHGVQQLAFVPRNSKGLTVIDDWSGFGQRTTGSGSVVFEDVFVAAEDVIPFQSAFERPTTVGPLAQILHAAIDTGIARAAYEDALHFVRTKTRPWIDSGNDKATEDPLTIKSFGHLSIRLHATEALLERAGEFLDKAQAQTDAQTVAAASIAVAEARAISTEISLAAGSTLFELAGSQATLAEHGLDRHWRNARVHTLHDPVRWKYHAVGNYYLNDENPPLRGTL, from the coding sequence ATGACTTTTTCTCACCACGTCGCGGTCATAACCAGCGATGAGCAAGCCCTGATTGTCGCCAGTGACCTGGCCGAGGATTTCAAACGCGACAGCGCCCTGCGCGACCGCGAACGGCGTTTGCCACACCCGGAACTCGAAGTGTTTTCCCGCTCGGGCCTATGGGGCATCAGCGTGCCCAAGGAGTACGGCGGTGCCGGTGTTTCCAATGTCACGCTGGCCAAGGTGATCGCACTGATTGCCCAGGCTGACGGCTCGCTTGGACAGATTCCGCAGAACCATTTCTATGCCCTCGAAGTGCTTCGGGTGAATGGCAGCGCCGAACAGAAAAAACGTCTGTACGCAGAAGTGTTGGCCGGTCAGCGCTTCGGCAACGCACTGGCCGAACTCGGCACAAAAACCGCCCACGATCGCGTCACAAGCCTGACTCGCGACGGTGAGGGTTACCGCATCAACGGCCGCAAGTTCTACGCCACTGGCGCCATCTACGCCCAACGCATCCCGACCTCGGTGGTGGATGAACACGGCGTGCAGCAATTGGCCTTCGTGCCCCGCAACAGCAAGGGCCTGACGGTCATCGACGACTGGAGCGGTTTCGGCCAGCGCACCACCGGCAGCGGTTCGGTGGTATTCGAAGACGTCTTTGTCGCCGCCGAAGACGTGATCCCGTTCCAGAGCGCTTTCGAACGTCCGACCACCGTCGGCCCGCTGGCACAGATTCTTCATGCCGCCATCGACACCGGCATCGCTCGCGCCGCCTATGAAGATGCGTTGCACTTCGTGCGCACCAAGACCCGGCCGTGGATCGATTCCGGCAACGACAAAGCCACCGAAGACCCCCTGACCATCAAGAGCTTCGGTCACTTGAGCATTCGCCTGCACGCCACCGAAGCGCTGCTGGAACGCGCCGGCGAATTCCTCGACAAGGCCCAGGCCCAGACTGACGCACAGACCGTCGCCGCCGCGTCGATTGCCGTCGCCGAAGCCCGGGCCATCAGCACCGAAATTTCTCTTGCCGCCGGCAGCACGCTGTTCGAACTGGCCGGCAGTCAGGCCACGCTGGCCGAACATGGTCTGGATCGTCACTGGCGCAACGCTCGGGTGCATACCCTGCACGACCCGGTGCGCTGGAAGTATCACGCCGTCGGCAACTACTACCTCAACGATGAAAACCCGCCGTTGCGGGGGACCCTCTAA
- a CDS encoding class I SAM-dependent methyltransferase, with amino-acid sequence MKQTPADLEQITATTLGHYNSVAEGFREGTRDHDVSQNIDALLRHIQGEAPFDILDFGCGPGRDLQTFTRMGHTAVGLDGSEKFAQMAREDSGCEVWQQDFLKLDLPAERFDGIFANAVLFHIPRQELPRVLKELRGALKPGGVLFSSNPRGENQEGWNGPRYGAYHDLHAWQQLLTEAGFVELEHYYRPAGLPREQQPWLASVWRRSV; translated from the coding sequence ATGAAACAGACTCCCGCCGACCTCGAGCAGATCACCGCCACCACCCTGGGCCATTACAACTCGGTGGCCGAAGGGTTTCGCGAGGGCACCCGCGATCACGATGTCAGCCAGAACATCGATGCCCTGTTGCGGCATATCCAGGGTGAGGCGCCGTTCGACATTCTTGATTTTGGCTGTGGGCCGGGGCGTGATTTGCAGACGTTCACGCGCATGGGTCATACCGCTGTCGGCCTCGATGGTTCGGAGAAGTTCGCGCAGATGGCCCGCGAGGACAGCGGTTGCGAGGTCTGGCAGCAGGACTTTCTGAAACTCGATTTGCCGGCTGAACGTTTCGACGGGATTTTTGCCAATGCAGTGCTGTTCCACATTCCGCGGCAGGAGTTGCCGCGGGTGTTGAAGGAACTGCGTGGGGCGCTGAAGCCGGGCGGCGTGTTGTTCAGTTCCAATCCGCGCGGGGAGAATCAGGAGGGGTGGAACGGGCCGCGTTATGGGGCGTATCACGATCTTCACGCGTGGCAGCAATTGCTGACCGAGGCGGGGTTTGTCGAGCTGGAGCATTACTACCGGCCGGCGGGGCTGCCGCGGGAGCAGCAGCCTTGGTTGGCGAGTGTTTGGCGTAGATCTGTGTAG
- a CDS encoding SfnB family sulfur acquisition oxidoreductase produces the protein MSSLADAIVQSDLDIAPLLLPAQVLRNDAQAIKAAHELAQVARLQAAKRDRQRKLPWSEIEQFTRCGLGSIAIAREYGGPQVSFVTLAEVFAIISAADPALGQIPQNQFGILNLVLGSATEAQKKQLFKSVLEGWRIGNAGPERGTKNTLELKARITAEGDGFVINGQKFYSTGALFAHWVAVKALNDDGRQVLAFVRRGTPGLRIVDDWSGFGQRTTASGTILLNNVRVDAELVVDTWKLNDKPNTQGAVSQLIQAAIDAGIARGAIDDAIEFVKTRARPWIDAKVDRASDDLYVIADIGKLKIELHAAEALLRKAGQVLDQVHAAPLTAESAARASIAVAEAKVLTTEISLLASEKLFELAGSRATLAEFNLDRHWRNARVHTLHDPVRWKYHAVGTYHLNGTLPARHSWI, from the coding sequence ATGTCCAGTCTGGCCGATGCAATCGTTCAGAGTGATCTGGACATCGCCCCCTTGTTGTTGCCCGCGCAAGTCTTGCGCAATGACGCCCAAGCCATCAAAGCCGCCCATGAGCTGGCGCAAGTCGCCCGCCTGCAAGCGGCCAAACGTGACCGCCAGCGCAAGCTGCCGTGGTCGGAAATCGAACAGTTCACCCGCTGCGGGCTGGGCAGCATCGCCATTGCGCGCGAGTACGGTGGCCCACAGGTTTCATTCGTCACCCTGGCCGAGGTGTTCGCGATCATTTCCGCAGCCGACCCGGCCCTCGGGCAAATTCCGCAGAACCAGTTCGGCATTCTCAACCTGGTGCTCGGCAGCGCCACTGAAGCACAGAAAAAGCAGCTGTTCAAAAGCGTACTCGAAGGCTGGCGGATCGGGAATGCCGGACCGGAACGCGGCACCAAAAACACCCTTGAACTCAAAGCGCGGATCACCGCCGAAGGCGATGGCTTCGTCATCAACGGCCAGAAGTTCTATTCGACCGGCGCCCTGTTCGCCCACTGGGTCGCGGTCAAGGCGCTGAACGACGATGGCAGGCAAGTGCTGGCCTTCGTCCGGCGCGGCACGCCCGGTCTGCGCATCGTGGATGACTGGTCCGGTTTCGGTCAGCGCACCACCGCCAGCGGCACGATTTTGCTCAACAACGTGCGGGTCGACGCCGAGCTGGTGGTGGATACCTGGAAGCTCAACGACAAGCCGAATACCCAGGGGGCGGTATCGCAATTGATTCAAGCGGCCATCGACGCCGGTATCGCCCGGGGCGCCATCGACGACGCCATTGAGTTCGTGAAAACCCGGGCCCGGCCATGGATCGATGCCAAGGTCGACAGGGCCAGCGATGACCTCTACGTGATCGCCGACATCGGCAAACTGAAAATCGAGCTGCACGCCGCCGAAGCCTTGTTGCGCAAGGCCGGGCAGGTGCTCGATCAGGTCCATGCCGCACCGCTCACTGCCGAGTCCGCTGCGCGCGCATCGATTGCCGTGGCCGAAGCGAAGGTGCTGACCACCGAGATCTCGCTGCTGGCCAGCGAAAAACTCTTCGAGCTGGCCGGCAGCCGCGCCACCCTCGCCGAATTCAACCTCGACCGTCACTGGCGCAATGCTCGCGTGCACACCCTGCACGATCCCGTTCGCTGGAAATACCACGCCGTTGGCACCTATCACCTGAACGGCACGCTGCCCGCTCGCCACTCCTGGATTTGA
- a CDS encoding aldo/keto reductase codes for MSYQQKQTAYQLTIGGDMIVNRLGYGAMHLTGYGMWGDPDDPEKAVRLLRRAVELGVNFIDTADCYGPGNNEQIIRRALHPYAEDLVICTKGGLLRSGPKDWIHGEPGAPYIVPCGRPAYLRQQVELSLRNLGMERIPLYQLHSIDPCVPLEDQLGELAALQKQGKIRHIGLSGQPGVSIAQLQEAQRIVDIVAIENLYNIADRTDEATLKHAQKNNVAYIPWFPLGHGGLVGPDNVLAPIAERFGASPSQLALAWLLHKSPATVLIPGTTTIKHLEENIKATDIQLSTADLAAIASAVDEAHPPTWRPEH; via the coding sequence ATGAGCTATCAACAAAAACAAACTGCTTATCAGTTAACCATTGGCGGCGACATGATCGTCAACCGTCTTGGATATGGCGCCATGCACCTGACCGGCTACGGCATGTGGGGCGATCCCGACGACCCGGAAAAAGCGGTCAGGTTGCTCCGGCGAGCCGTCGAACTTGGGGTCAACTTCATTGATACGGCGGACTGCTATGGGCCAGGAAACAATGAACAGATCATTCGTCGCGCCTTGCATCCTTATGCAGAAGACCTGGTGATATGCACCAAAGGGGGGTTGCTTCGTTCCGGTCCAAAAGACTGGATTCACGGCGAACCAGGAGCCCCGTACATTGTTCCCTGCGGACGACCTGCCTATTTGCGTCAACAGGTAGAACTGAGCCTGCGAAATCTGGGTATGGAGCGTATTCCGCTGTACCAGCTCCATAGCATCGACCCTTGCGTGCCGCTGGAGGATCAACTAGGTGAACTCGCCGCCCTGCAGAAACAGGGAAAAATCCGCCACATCGGCTTGTCCGGGCAACCCGGAGTGTCCATTGCTCAACTGCAGGAAGCTCAACGGATAGTCGACATCGTCGCGATAGAGAACCTGTACAACATTGCGGATCGAACTGACGAAGCAACGCTAAAACACGCGCAGAAAAATAACGTCGCCTACATCCCCTGGTTTCCACTAGGGCATGGCGGTCTCGTCGGTCCGGATAACGTACTTGCTCCGATTGCAGAGCGCTTCGGCGCATCACCCTCGCAACTTGCCTTGGCATGGCTGCTTCATAAATCGCCGGCGACTGTGCTCATTCCAGGAACGACTACCATCAAACATCTGGAAGAAAATATAAAGGCAACTGATATTCAATTGAGTACTGCCGACCTGGCGGCCATTGCCAGCGCCGTTGACGAAGCACATCCGCCAACCTGGCGACCTGAACATTAA
- a CDS encoding methionine ABC transporter ATP-binding protein: MTAAIQRRLETPEPRPIPEHVEQTELHPDLNRAHVRFIGLGKTYNGQQGPVAALHGIDLAIQRGEVFGIIGRSGAGKSSLIRTINRLEQPSTGRVLIDQVDIGEFDEDRLVTLRRRIGMIFQHFNLMSAKTVWQNVELPLKVAGVPKEKRERKVRELLELVGLQEKHKAYPAQLSGGQKQRVGIARALVHDPAILLCDEATSALDPETTQSILGLLREINQRLGLTIVLITHEMAVIRDICDRVVVLEHGRIVEQGPVWEVFGNPQHEVSKTLLAPLQHALPEELQNRLRSQPQSSDDAVVLRLQFTGSATDEPDLAALFAALGGRVRLLQGGIERIQGHALGQLLLAVTGSSLGAEALRQRAGSWAQQVEVLGYVV, translated from the coding sequence ATGACGGCCGCCATCCAACGGCGACTGGAAACTCCAGAGCCCCGCCCTATCCCCGAGCATGTCGAACAGACCGAACTGCACCCGGACCTTAATCGCGCCCACGTGCGCTTCATCGGCCTGGGCAAAACCTACAACGGCCAGCAAGGTCCAGTGGCGGCATTGCACGGCATCGACCTGGCGATCCAGCGCGGTGAAGTGTTCGGCATCATCGGTCGCAGCGGCGCCGGCAAATCGTCGCTGATCCGCACCATCAACCGCCTTGAACAACCGAGCACCGGACGCGTGCTGATCGACCAGGTCGATATCGGCGAGTTCGATGAAGACCGCCTGGTAACGCTGCGTCGGCGCATTGGCATGATCTTCCAGCACTTCAACCTGATGTCGGCCAAGACCGTTTGGCAGAACGTTGAGTTGCCGCTGAAGGTCGCCGGAGTGCCGAAGGAAAAACGCGAGCGGAAAGTCCGTGAATTACTGGAACTGGTAGGCCTGCAAGAGAAACACAAAGCCTATCCGGCGCAGCTGTCCGGCGGGCAGAAACAGCGTGTCGGCATCGCCCGGGCGCTGGTGCACGACCCGGCTATTTTGCTGTGCGACGAAGCGACTTCAGCGCTGGATCCGGAGACCACGCAATCGATCCTCGGCCTGCTGCGCGAGATCAATCAGCGTCTGGGTCTGACCATTGTGTTGATCACGCATGAGATGGCGGTGATTCGCGATATCTGCGACCGGGTCGTGGTGCTGGAGCACGGACGCATCGTCGAGCAAGGACCGGTGTGGGAGGTGTTCGGCAACCCGCAGCATGAGGTCAGCAAGACCTTGCTGGCGCCGTTGCAACACGCGTTGCCGGAAGAATTGCAAAACCGTTTGCGCTCGCAGCCGCAATCTTCGGATGACGCTGTTGTGCTGCGCTTGCAATTCACCGGCAGCGCCACGGATGAGCCGGATCTGGCGGCGCTGTTCGCTGCCCTGGGCGGTCGCGTGCGCTTGCTGCAAGGTGGCATCGAACGGATTCAGGGCCATGCGCTCGGGCAACTGCTGCTGGCGGTAACCGGTTCGTCCCTCGGAGCCGAAGCATTGCGTCAACGCGCCGGCAGTTGGGCGCAACAGGTGGAGGTATTGGGCTATGTGGTTTGA
- a CDS encoding type III polyketide synthase: MSVLCCPAISVPEHTIDMEQTLELARQLHPHHTNLSLILRLIKNTGVKKRHLVQSIEKTLHHPGFEERNLTYVHEAKKRLPAVIETALKNAQVTAEQINAIIFVSCTGFTMPSLTAWIINNLGFRNDTRQLPIAQLGCAAGGAAISHAHNFCQAYPEANVLIVACELCSLCYQPSDLNIGNLLSNGLFGDALGAAVVRGQGGRGMRLEHNGSRLVLGTEDWISYAVKNTGFHFQLDRRVPGTMEQLAPQLRAMASVHDWDVEQLDFYIIHAGGPRILSDLSHFLQVDLDLFEHSQATLTEYGNVASVVVLDALRRQFVAGLPDGSRGIIAGFGPGITAEIVLGTWQGNGLSQ, translated from the coding sequence ATGTCAGTACTCTGTTGCCCAGCCATCTCCGTTCCGGAGCACACTATCGACATGGAGCAGACACTGGAGCTTGCGCGTCAACTTCATCCCCACCATACAAACTTATCGCTCATCTTGCGCCTGATAAAAAATACCGGAGTCAAGAAGCGACACCTGGTGCAGTCAATCGAAAAAACGCTGCATCACCCAGGCTTCGAGGAGCGCAATCTCACTTACGTCCACGAAGCCAAAAAACGACTGCCGGCGGTGATTGAAACAGCATTAAAAAATGCACAAGTAACCGCTGAACAAATCAATGCAATCATTTTTGTGTCATGCACAGGTTTCACCATGCCATCACTTACTGCCTGGATCATCAATAATCTGGGCTTTCGCAATGACACTCGACAGCTGCCTATCGCACAACTTGGATGCGCCGCAGGAGGCGCAGCAATCAGTCACGCCCATAACTTTTGCCAAGCCTATCCCGAAGCGAATGTACTGATTGTAGCCTGCGAACTTTGCTCCTTATGCTACCAACCTTCCGACCTGAATATCGGCAATCTGTTGTCGAACGGTTTGTTTGGCGACGCCTTGGGTGCTGCTGTAGTGCGCGGCCAAGGGGGGCGGGGAATGCGACTTGAACACAACGGATCGCGCTTGGTGCTGGGTACAGAAGACTGGATCAGTTATGCGGTCAAGAACACCGGCTTTCACTTCCAGCTGGACCGTCGAGTACCAGGAACCATGGAGCAGTTAGCCCCCCAATTGCGTGCCATGGCCTCTGTTCACGACTGGGACGTTGAGCAACTGGACTTTTATATTATTCACGCTGGCGGCCCCCGAATACTTTCCGACCTGTCGCACTTTTTGCAGGTCGACCTCGATTTATTCGAACACAGTCAAGCCACGCTCACCGAGTACGGCAACGTCGCTTCCGTTGTTGTTCTTGATGCGTTGCGTCGTCAATTCGTTGCGGGTCTGCCCGATGGATCACGCGGAATTATCGCTGGATTCGGGCCCGGCATAACCGCCGAAATTGTCCTGGGCACATGGCAGGGCAATGGCCTCTCCCAATAA
- a CDS encoding methionine ABC transporter permease, whose amino-acid sequence MWFDRLLQGFIDTFLMVGVSSLIALLAGIPLAVILVTSAKGSIYEAPALNRALGAFVNLFRSIPFLILMVALIPFTRLIVGTTYGVWAAVVPLTIAATPFFARIAEVSLREVDHGLIEAAQAMGCRRWHIVWHVLLPEALPGIVGGFTITLVTMINSSAMAGAIGAGGLGDIAYRYGYQRFDSQIMLTVIVLLVVLVAVIQLGGDRLARSLNKR is encoded by the coding sequence ATGTGGTTTGATCGCTTGCTGCAAGGTTTCATCGACACCTTCCTGATGGTCGGTGTGTCGTCGTTGATTGCGCTGCTGGCGGGCATTCCCTTGGCGGTGATCCTGGTGACGAGCGCCAAGGGTAGCATCTACGAAGCGCCGGCACTGAATCGCGCATTAGGCGCGTTCGTGAACCTGTTTCGCTCGATTCCGTTCCTGATTTTGATGGTGGCGCTGATTCCGTTTACCCGGTTGATTGTCGGCACCACTTACGGTGTCTGGGCCGCCGTAGTGCCGCTGACCATCGCCGCCACGCCGTTCTTTGCGCGCATCGCGGAAGTCAGCTTGCGTGAGGTTGATCATGGGTTGATAGAAGCGGCGCAGGCGATGGGGTGTCGGCGTTGGCACATCGTCTGGCATGTACTGCTGCCTGAAGCGTTGCCGGGGATTGTCGGGGGGTTCACCATCACCTTGGTGACGATGATCAACTCCTCGGCCATGGCCGGGGCGATAGGTGCTGGTGGGCTGGGGGATATTGCCTATCGGTATGGCTACCAGCGGTTTGACAGCCAGATCATGTTGACGGTGATTGTGTTGTTGGTGGTGTTGGTGGCGGTGATTCAGTTAGGCGGGGATCGGTTGGCGCGAAGTCTTAACAAACGCTGA
- a CDS encoding nuclear transport factor 2 family protein produces MSGSHPNAIMLHKIYADLSCIDQYVDDDVILHTASREIPGHARNVVGKKAVLEKELELIELTNNTLIMDVKDITANDHFGAVFGMLRIFIKGQHHEMPFCGLWRFRNGRIVEHWENAYDAAKLNRYF; encoded by the coding sequence ATGTCTGGCTCGCACCCCAATGCAATAATGCTGCATAAAATCTATGCGGATCTAAGCTGCATCGATCAGTATGTCGATGATGATGTCATCCTGCATACCGCTAGCCGGGAAATACCGGGACACGCAAGAAACGTAGTCGGGAAAAAAGCGGTTCTGGAAAAAGAACTCGAACTGATTGAGTTGACCAACAATACGCTGATCATGGACGTGAAAGATATCACCGCGAATGATCACTTCGGGGCAGTCTTCGGCATGTTACGTATCTTTATAAAAGGCCAACATCACGAGATGCCTTTCTGCGGACTATGGCGGTTCCGCAACGGCCGAATTGTGGAACATTGGGAAAACGCCTATGACGCAGCCAAGCTTAACCGTTATTTTTGA
- a CDS encoding LLM class flavin-dependent oxidoreductase: MATPQTSKKKILLNAFNMNCIGHINHGLWTHPRDNSTQYKTIEYWTELAQLLERGLFDGLFIADIVGVYDVYQNSVDVPLKESIQLPVNDPLLLVSAMAAVTKNLGFGLTANLTYEPPYLFARRLSTLDHLSRGRVGWNIVTGYLDSAAKAMGLSEQVEHDRRYDQADEYLQVLYKLWEGSWEDGAVLNDPKQRIYAQPEKVHKVEHKGEFYQVEGYHLCEPSPQRTPVLFQAGSSDRGLQFAGRHAECVFISGQNKPSTKAQVDKVRASAVEAGRNPEDIKVFMGLNVIVGATEEQAWAKHAEYLSYASAEAGVAHFSASTGIDFSEYDIDEPIQYVKSNAIQSATKNLQNNDWTRRKLLEQHALGGRYITVVGSPGQVADELESWIAETGLDGFNLTRIVTPESYVDFIELVVPELQRRGSYKTAYDNGSLREKLFHEGAHLPAQHTGSAFRR; the protein is encoded by the coding sequence ATGGCGACGCCTCAAACGAGCAAAAAAAAGATCCTGCTCAACGCCTTCAACATGAATTGCATCGGCCACATCAACCACGGCCTGTGGACGCATCCACGGGACAACTCCACTCAGTACAAAACCATCGAATACTGGACCGAACTGGCGCAACTGTTGGAGCGCGGGCTGTTCGATGGACTGTTCATCGCCGACATCGTCGGGGTGTACGACGTTTACCAGAACTCGGTGGACGTACCGCTGAAAGAGTCGATTCAGTTGCCGGTCAACGATCCGCTGCTCCTGGTCTCGGCCATGGCCGCCGTCACCAAAAACCTCGGCTTCGGCCTGACCGCCAACCTGACCTACGAACCGCCCTACCTGTTCGCCCGACGCCTGTCGACACTCGATCACCTGAGCCGCGGCCGGGTCGGCTGGAACATCGTCACCGGCTACCTCGACAGCGCCGCCAAGGCCATGGGCCTGAGCGAACAGGTCGAGCACGACCGTCGTTACGACCAGGCCGACGAATACCTGCAAGTGCTCTACAAACTCTGGGAAGGCAGCTGGGAAGACGGCGCGGTGCTCAACGATCCAAAGCAACGGATCTACGCCCAACCGGAGAAAGTGCACAAGGTCGAGCACAAGGGCGAGTTCTATCAGGTCGAGGGCTATCACCTCTGCGAGCCGTCGCCGCAACGCACGCCGGTGCTGTTCCAGGCGGGCAGTTCCGATCGTGGTTTGCAGTTCGCCGGGCGCCATGCCGAATGCGTCTTCATCAGCGGCCAGAACAAACCGTCGACCAAGGCTCAGGTGGACAAGGTTCGCGCCAGTGCGGTCGAAGCCGGTCGCAACCCCGAGGACATCAAGGTGTTCATGGGGCTGAATGTGATTGTCGGCGCCACTGAAGAACAAGCCTGGGCCAAGCATGCCGAGTACCTGAGCTATGCCAGTGCCGAAGCCGGGGTGGCGCATTTTTCGGCGTCCACCGGGATCGATTTTTCCGAGTACGACATCGACGAACCGATCCAGTACGTGAAGAGCAACGCGATTCAGTCCGCCACCAAAAACCTGCAAAACAACGACTGGACCCGACGCAAATTGCTCGAGCAACACGCTCTTGGCGGACGCTACATCACGGTGGTTGGCTCGCCAGGGCAAGTGGCTGATGAGCTGGAATCATGGATTGCCGAAACCGGGCTCGATGGCTTCAACCTGACACGGATTGTCACTCCGGAAAGCTATGTGGATTTCATTGAGCTGGTGGTTCCGGAATTGCAGCGTCGGGGGTCGTACAAGACGGCTTACGACAATGGCTCTTTGCGCGAAAAGCTGTTTCACGAAGGGGCGCATTTGCCTGCGCAACATACGGGATCGGCGTTTCGCCGTTAA